A stretch of Imperialibacter roseus DNA encodes these proteins:
- a CDS encoding T9SS type A sorting domain-containing protein — translation MMKSGVLGVEDEIALSIYPNPAQDHINIAGMGQMTVRLLSLSGDVVSNTAFIDQITIDLGSLPQAMYLLEITNNSQQRTVRRIVKSN, via the coding sequence ATGATGAAGTCAGGAGTGCTGGGAGTGGAAGATGAAATAGCCCTTTCCATCTATCCAAACCCTGCACAAGACCATATAAACATTGCCGGCATGGGCCAAATGACAGTAAGGCTACTAAGCCTGTCAGGTGATGTAGTGAGCAATACAGCGTTTATCGATCAAATTACTATCGACCTGGGATCATTGCCTCAGGCCATGTACCTACTGGAAATTACTAATAACTCACAACAACGAACAGTGCGACGAATTGTAAAGTCTAATTAA
- a CDS encoding IS1634 family transposase: MFIRQKKNKSGVISVQVIDKSSGSYRVHKTIGSSSSKSEVDVLMIQAREYVRCYGGQSVLDFNVGTDEHFFKAVYDNIEQLQLLGPELILGKLFDEIGFNRVKGELFRHLVISRLVYPVSKLKTIDYLQKYKGISLHVNEVYRFMDKLHSQDIEQIKAISFHHTVNILGKKLGVVFYDVTTLYFEAADEDDLRKAGFSKDGKHSNPQIVLGLLVAEQGYPLDYEIFEGNKFEGHTMLPVIEAFKNKYNAQQFIVVADAGLMSNKNITTLQAADYNFIIGARIKNESEAIKQKIFTSGLSDKQYVEIVRQDGLRIIVQYSTARAANDAKNRSKGLERLKKQLNTGKLTKKHINNKGYNKYLRLEGDIKITIDEQKFKDDSKWDGLKGYITNTRLEAQTVMDYYRQLWQVERTFRITKTDLRIRPIYHYKKRRIEAHICIAFAACKLYKELERKLKDKEASISAEKAIDIMKTIFGLTLNMPQSQETKLMLLDKTQEQKNLIQLFQEDWVSQ; encoded by the coding sequence ATGTTTATCAGGCAGAAGAAGAACAAGTCAGGTGTCATTAGTGTGCAGGTGATCGACAAAAGTTCGGGTAGCTATAGAGTGCATAAAACCATAGGAAGCTCTTCGAGCAAATCTGAGGTTGACGTTTTGATGATTCAAGCTAGAGAATACGTTCGTTGTTATGGGGGCCAATCTGTTCTTGATTTCAATGTTGGCACTGACGAGCATTTTTTCAAAGCTGTTTATGACAATATCGAGCAGCTACAATTACTGGGGCCGGAATTAATATTAGGGAAGCTCTTTGATGAAATAGGTTTTAATAGAGTAAAGGGAGAGCTTTTTAGACACTTGGTCATCTCCAGATTAGTTTATCCTGTTAGCAAGTTAAAGACCATTGATTATCTTCAGAAGTACAAAGGCATTAGCCTTCATGTCAATGAAGTTTACCGGTTTATGGATAAACTTCATTCCCAGGACATAGAGCAGATCAAAGCAATAAGCTTCCATCATACTGTGAACATCTTGGGTAAAAAGCTGGGAGTTGTCTTTTACGATGTAACCACTCTATATTTTGAGGCTGCTGACGAAGATGACTTGCGAAAAGCCGGTTTTAGCAAAGATGGCAAGCACAGTAACCCACAAATAGTGCTGGGGCTTTTGGTGGCAGAGCAAGGCTATCCACTCGATTATGAGATTTTTGAAGGCAATAAGTTTGAAGGCCATACGATGCTTCCTGTCATAGAAGCTTTCAAAAACAAGTACAATGCCCAACAGTTCATTGTAGTTGCCGATGCAGGTCTTATGTCAAACAAGAACATAACCACACTACAAGCAGCAGATTACAACTTCATAATAGGAGCCAGGATTAAGAATGAAAGTGAAGCTATCAAACAAAAAATCTTTACATCAGGTCTTAGTGATAAACAATATGTAGAAATAGTCAGGCAGGATGGCTTACGGATAATCGTCCAATATTCTACCGCAAGGGCGGCCAATGATGCCAAAAACAGATCCAAGGGGTTAGAACGTCTTAAAAAGCAATTGAACACGGGCAAGCTCACCAAAAAGCACATCAACAATAAAGGCTATAATAAATACCTCAGGCTAGAAGGAGATATAAAGATCACCATTGATGAACAAAAATTTAAAGACGACTCAAAGTGGGACGGCCTGAAAGGATACATCACCAATACACGACTGGAAGCTCAAACAGTCATGGACTATTATCGCCAGTTATGGCAAGTCGAAAGAACATTTAGAATAACGAAAACCGATTTAAGGATAAGACCGATATACCATTACAAGAAAAGAAGAATTGAAGCCCACATCTGTATCGCCTTCGCTGCTTGTAAGCTTTACAAAGAACTGGAACGAAAGCTAAAAGACAAGGAGGCATCGATCAGCGCTGAAAAAGCCATCGATATTATGAAAACGATATTCGGGCTGACTTTAAACATGCCGCAATCTCAGGAAACCAAACTTATGCTCCTCGATAAAACCCAAGAGCAAAAAAACCTTATCCAATTATTCCAAGAAGATTGGGTGTCCCAGTGA
- a CDS encoding Ig-like domain-containing protein → MKLVRIVAVCFFLVNLHTVSAQTAWSQLGGDIVGSADGDGLGAMLSISADGTIVAVGAPSADAGGSSFSTRGLVKVYAMQSGSWIQMGSTINGTEDGASFGASVSLSDDGTLLAIGAPHSASTFGEFSNSGQMKIYSWDGLLSDWSLETTVEAEAAGDNFGYAISISGDGSVIAVGAPISAAGGDSRGRVRVYDWNGSSLSSREDLNGATDFEGFGTAVSLNLDGSVLAVGAPSKNGSGGELIVGQVTSYSWNTTNYSNTGTLNGVAEYDSFGDEVSLSDDGTRLAVGVTKFFGGTSYVELFDFSTSWSSIGVINSANDTDGFGSSISLSGDGSHIAIGASANVTGSEGGRAEVYAYTGATWEKVDVDLTGDAAGDGAGTAVSISADGAFVAVGAPNNVAGGVNAGQVKVFEQALADLSAPTVAITSNEGEITNNSPFAITITFSEEVTGFVIGDIAVANGAAGNFATSDNTTFTADITPTADGTVTVNIAAAVAQDLGSNANTAAEEFSIVYDGTAPSVTIDALVTNDQTPALTGTIDDNTATIMVTVGDETNEATNHGDGTWTLADNALSSLAEAEYTASAIATDGLNESDEATALLTIDLTGPQIFFDNANLDGLAPFTDPVNISPLIVNIFFTEEATGLTLGEITIDGNVGTTGLSEVQESGVNFYMLAVPLQNESIDQEITITIPAGAAFDQAGNPNQEGSVIISYDITGPSVSSISTTGQSTTNTAPIAIEIVFDEKIRELAADDFTVGNGTIEGTPSSEDNITFTLNITPVNEGLVTIQLLADAVEDIAGNTNALGSDVFEMTYDITQPTVEISTQSAATATSPIVATVTFSEAMDPIALQDFTITGGTASGINTTGVGVYSLEVTPNPPAEGSTSTAGVEMTIALAAGKVQDAAGNTNTASNTLAVTFDDQLPVFNLFNNASQPLTAVSGNFTANFIITESASLFDINDITVTNGTKSNFRSESIFGSTRYRVDIALTGSEGVTITIPAGAVADAAGNENAETTFSIAVDNVGPTVTISSSASSPTKMNPIPVTFTFSEAVTGFAMDDIAANNFTVTAQPSTEDNITFSTTIAPAANGELTIALKDASVTDVAGNPLTNTGAFAITYDNVAPTLTIDGPNAVNTTDPFTLTLNFNEPISGLTADNFTIAGAAPGTITASSTSIYTVLLTPQEAGTISVTVKGFADLAGNANVDGVAKSILFDNTRPTVIISGTPAAPVNSKNPIKFTFTFNEVVSGFTVEDISVSNAEASNFTGSNAEYTADITPTTPGTVTLSLAENVAVDAAGNGNQGASASFVFNQKYSGGSGTEADPYLIATESDLRKISSNTEDVRAHFRQTADILMSNASYNPISSFYGVYDGQGFEIQGLTNIVPEIQRGTLYGDIGLVGLFIYTNGAILKNISLTAINIQAYQGVNVYSGAGLSVEATNTRIENCFVTGNIKGPANVGGLVGSAEGLSVIANSFTDIEVFTGPIPTLSVGGLIHSANDAGGGRAPLITDSYSLGNYSAPDGTIFGIGGLVVELLDGSKINNSFYAGIISSTSGPLGGLLKSGTSTADPSLEITVAEVNNSFWDKEWSGLETSALGGSGLTTSQMKTLATYTVAGWDFTNTWEYVWNSYPRLKWQKERHNKPFKISGKVLDENGNPFTNGTVNAFSFDGPKSVSVTPDASGNYSLALETGEYFLSVFPNDFNKYYRTYLGNTNRLDKSRVVFYDNIHTIQMVPNSPDVKLNGNGRVSGRVVQSTNGGRIVQGRVLEGNPLEGVTVMLIRVLDQEVMTSVQTDANGDFEITGIPAGSYQLVLGVDGVDLNLEGSTFTMDEAGTPIVISAAVGENGITFAIEKVLGVEDEIALSIYPNPAQDHINIAGMGQMTVRLLSLSGDVVSNTAFIDQITIDLGSLPQAMYLLEITNNSQQRTVRRIVKSN, encoded by the coding sequence ATGAAGTTAGTTAGAATTGTTGCCGTTTGTTTTTTCCTTGTAAACCTTCACACCGTATCTGCTCAAACTGCCTGGTCGCAACTGGGCGGCGATATTGTAGGCAGTGCAGATGGAGATGGTCTGGGTGCCATGCTGAGCATATCAGCCGATGGAACCATTGTTGCGGTGGGAGCGCCAAGTGCTGATGCAGGGGGGAGTTCTTTCTCTACACGGGGTCTGGTGAAGGTTTATGCAATGCAAAGTGGTTCGTGGATACAAATGGGGTCTACGATCAACGGCACCGAGGATGGGGCGTCGTTTGGAGCAAGCGTGAGCCTTAGCGATGACGGTACCTTGTTGGCGATTGGTGCTCCGCACAGCGCCTCCACTTTTGGAGAATTTTCCAATTCCGGTCAGATGAAAATATACTCCTGGGATGGACTTCTAAGCGACTGGTCGCTCGAAACGACAGTTGAAGCTGAGGCTGCGGGAGATAATTTTGGCTATGCAATAAGTATTTCAGGAGATGGTTCTGTGATTGCGGTGGGCGCCCCCATCAGTGCCGCAGGAGGAGATTCAAGAGGGCGGGTAAGAGTTTATGACTGGAATGGTTCCTCTCTAAGCAGCAGGGAAGATTTGAATGGAGCCACCGACTTTGAAGGGTTTGGAACGGCCGTTAGCCTTAACCTTGACGGTAGCGTGCTGGCAGTAGGTGCGCCATCGAAAAACGGCTCGGGAGGTGAGCTGATCGTTGGGCAGGTAACAAGTTATAGCTGGAACACAACGAATTACAGTAACACCGGTACGTTGAACGGAGTCGCTGAGTATGATAGTTTTGGGGACGAGGTGAGCCTGTCTGATGACGGTACCCGCCTGGCAGTAGGTGTCACCAAGTTTTTTGGTGGTACCTCTTATGTGGAGCTATTCGATTTCAGCACAAGCTGGTCATCCATTGGGGTGATCAATTCAGCCAACGACACGGACGGCTTTGGTAGTTCGATCAGCCTCTCGGGCGACGGCTCTCATATTGCAATTGGTGCGAGTGCAAACGTAACTGGCAGCGAAGGGGGGCGTGCAGAAGTGTACGCTTATACCGGGGCAACCTGGGAAAAAGTGGATGTGGACCTGACAGGTGATGCCGCCGGTGACGGTGCCGGAACGGCAGTCAGCATTTCAGCCGACGGTGCCTTCGTAGCGGTGGGAGCACCCAATAATGTAGCAGGTGGTGTGAATGCTGGTCAGGTAAAGGTCTTTGAGCAGGCATTGGCTGATCTATCAGCGCCAACGGTGGCGATTACTTCTAACGAAGGTGAAATTACGAATAACAGCCCTTTTGCAATCACAATAACATTCAGCGAGGAAGTAACCGGCTTTGTCATTGGAGATATTGCTGTGGCGAACGGAGCAGCAGGCAATTTTGCTACTTCAGACAATACCACATTTACGGCGGATATCACTCCAACAGCTGATGGAACCGTAACTGTGAACATTGCTGCCGCTGTTGCGCAGGACCTGGGGAGCAACGCAAACACTGCTGCTGAAGAGTTCAGTATCGTGTATGACGGAACAGCGCCTTCGGTGACTATTGACGCCCTGGTGACCAATGACCAGACACCGGCCTTAACCGGTACCATTGACGACAATACGGCAACCATTATGGTAACGGTAGGTGACGAGACCAATGAAGCAACCAACCATGGCGATGGTACCTGGACTTTGGCTGATAATGCACTTTCCAGTTTGGCTGAAGCTGAGTATACTGCCAGCGCTATTGCAACAGATGGTTTGAATGAGAGTGACGAAGCAACAGCTCTGCTCACAATTGATCTTACAGGTCCGCAAATATTTTTTGATAATGCCAACCTCGACGGACTGGCACCATTCACTGATCCTGTGAATATTTCACCTCTTATCGTCAATATTTTTTTCACCGAAGAAGCCACAGGCCTTACCCTGGGGGAGATAACGATTGACGGAAACGTAGGCACCACCGGTCTTTCTGAAGTGCAGGAGTCAGGAGTAAACTTTTATATGCTGGCGGTGCCTCTTCAAAACGAGAGCATCGATCAGGAGATCACCATTACCATTCCGGCTGGAGCAGCATTCGACCAGGCGGGAAATCCGAACCAGGAAGGCAGCGTGATTATCTCCTATGATATCACTGGCCCGTCGGTTAGCTCTATTTCAACAACAGGCCAAAGTACGACCAACACTGCTCCAATAGCCATTGAAATTGTTTTTGATGAGAAAATAAGAGAGCTGGCTGCAGATGATTTTACGGTTGGCAATGGTACAATAGAAGGAACGCCTTCGAGTGAAGACAATATCACATTCACCCTCAACATTACTCCGGTAAATGAGGGGTTGGTTACAATTCAACTTCTGGCGGATGCCGTAGAAGACATTGCCGGCAATACAAATGCCTTAGGTTCCGACGTGTTCGAAATGACCTATGACATCACACAGCCTACTGTTGAAATCAGTACTCAGTCAGCGGCCACTGCCACCAGTCCAATTGTAGCAACTGTCACTTTTTCTGAAGCCATGGACCCAATTGCCCTCCAAGATTTCACAATCACCGGCGGGACTGCCTCAGGCATTAATACAACCGGTGTCGGGGTTTACAGCCTGGAAGTAACTCCGAATCCTCCGGCCGAAGGAAGCACATCTACTGCCGGAGTGGAAATGACGATTGCTTTGGCAGCAGGAAAAGTTCAGGATGCTGCCGGCAATACCAATACGGCATCCAACACTTTGGCTGTTACTTTTGATGATCAGCTGCCGGTTTTCAATCTGTTCAATAATGCCAGCCAGCCGCTTACGGCCGTTAGCGGTAACTTTACAGCTAATTTTATCATTACAGAATCGGCATCCCTTTTTGATATCAATGACATCACCGTTACCAATGGAACCAAGTCTAATTTCAGGTCAGAGTCGATCTTCGGATCTACTCGTTATCGGGTAGATATAGCTCTTACGGGCAGTGAGGGGGTCACCATTACCATACCGGCTGGCGCAGTGGCGGATGCTGCAGGAAATGAAAATGCCGAGACCACATTCTCCATAGCAGTAGACAATGTCGGTCCAACGGTCACCATCAGCTCCAGTGCAAGCAGCCCTACCAAAATGAACCCCATCCCGGTCACCTTTACTTTCAGTGAAGCCGTAACGGGATTTGCAATGGATGATATTGCGGCTAATAATTTTACAGTCACCGCACAACCCTCAACTGAAGATAACATCACTTTTTCCACGACCATTGCACCGGCTGCCAACGGAGAGCTGACCATTGCGCTGAAAGATGCCTCAGTAACAGATGTGGCCGGAAACCCTCTTACCAATACCGGGGCCTTCGCTATCACTTATGACAATGTGGCTCCGACATTAACCATTGACGGGCCAAATGCAGTAAATACGACTGATCCTTTCACGCTCACCCTCAACTTCAACGAACCTATAAGTGGATTGACTGCCGATAATTTTACTATAGCAGGCGCTGCACCTGGCACCATTACTGCTTCTTCAACGTCAATCTACACCGTGCTATTAACCCCTCAGGAGGCAGGTACTATCTCGGTGACGGTGAAAGGGTTTGCAGACCTCGCTGGTAATGCCAATGTTGATGGCGTGGCAAAGTCGATCTTGTTTGATAACACACGTCCTACGGTGATAATCAGTGGCACTCCTGCAGCACCGGTTAATAGTAAAAACCCGATCAAATTTACGTTTACTTTTAATGAAGTAGTGTCTGGGTTTACTGTGGAAGATATTTCGGTCTCGAATGCAGAAGCTTCAAACTTCACAGGAAGCAATGCTGAGTATACGGCTGACATCACCCCAACAACTCCAGGCACCGTGACGTTGAGCCTGGCCGAAAACGTAGCGGTGGATGCAGCTGGAAATGGCAATCAAGGTGCGTCTGCTTCTTTCGTGTTCAATCAGAAATACAGCGGCGGATCAGGCACGGAAGCCGATCCCTACCTGATCGCAACAGAATCTGACTTAAGAAAAATAAGTAGTAACACAGAGGACGTTAGAGCGCATTTTCGGCAAACAGCCGATATATTGATGAGTAATGCTAGCTACAACCCAATTAGTTCCTTTTATGGTGTTTATGATGGCCAGGGATTTGAGATTCAAGGATTGACAAATATCGTCCCGGAAATTCAAAGAGGGACTTTATATGGGGATATAGGACTGGTTGGATTATTTATATATACCAATGGAGCTATTCTTAAAAATATCTCGCTCACTGCAATAAATATTCAAGCCTATCAGGGTGTCAACGTGTATTCAGGGGCAGGACTATCTGTTGAAGCAACCAATACAAGAATTGAAAATTGTTTTGTTACTGGAAATATTAAGGGTCCCGCAAATGTAGGTGGACTAGTAGGCAGTGCTGAAGGTCTTTCCGTTATAGCGAATTCATTTACAGATATAGAAGTGTTTACAGGACCGATTCCTACTCTTTCAGTAGGCGGCTTGATTCATAGTGCCAATGATGCAGGAGGAGGACGAGCTCCGTTGATTACGGATAGCTATTCGTTAGGTAACTACAGTGCACCTGATGGAACAATTTTTGGCATTGGAGGTTTGGTTGTAGAATTACTCGATGGATCAAAAATTAATAATTCTTTCTATGCTGGAATAATAAGTAGCACGTCAGGGCCTCTTGGAGGCTTATTAAAGTCTGGGACATCTACGGCTGATCCTTCACTCGAAATAACTGTAGCTGAAGTAAATAACTCGTTTTGGGATAAAGAATGGAGTGGGCTAGAAACTAGTGCATTAGGTGGTTCAGGTTTAACCACATCTCAGATGAAAACCCTCGCTACCTACACTGTAGCTGGTTGGGATTTTACCAACACATGGGAATATGTATGGAATAGCTATCCACGTTTGAAGTGGCAGAAGGAGCGACACAACAAACCTTTTAAGATTTCTGGTAAAGTTCTGGACGAAAATGGCAATCCATTTACCAACGGTACTGTGAATGCGTTTTCATTCGATGGCCCGAAATCTGTTTCAGTCACGCCGGATGCTTCAGGTAACTATAGCCTTGCTTTGGAAACCGGGGAGTACTTTCTATCGGTGTTTCCAAATGATTTCAATAAATATTACCGGACATATCTTGGAAATACCAATCGTCTGGATAAATCCAGAGTAGTGTTTTATGACAATATTCATACTATTCAGATGGTACCCAATTCGCCCGACGTAAAACTGAATGGAAATGGACGGGTGTCTGGTCGTGTGGTTCAAAGTACAAATGGCGGAAGAATTGTTCAGGGAAGGGTGCTTGAAGGAAATCCTTTGGAAGGAGTAACCGTCATGTTAATCAGGGTTTTAGATCAGGAGGTGATGACCTCGGTACAAACGGATGCAAATGGTGATTTTGAAATCACTGGAATTCCCGCTGGCAGCTATCAACTTGTCCTAGGGGTAGATGGAGTTGACCTCAACCTGGAAGGCTCTACCTTCACGATGGATGAAGCTGGAACCCCAATAGTGATCTCTGCAGCCGTTGGTGAGAACGGCATCACCTTTGCCATTGAAAAAGTGCTGGGAGTGGAAGATGAAATAGCCCTTTCCATCTATCCAAACCCTGCACAAGACCATATAAACATTGCCGGCATGGGCCAAATGACAGTAAGGCTACTAAGCCTGTCAGGTGATGTAGTGAGCAATACAGCGTTTATCGATCAAATTACTATCGACCTGGGATCATTGCCTCAGGCCATGTACCTACTGGAAATTACTAATAACTCACAACAACGAACAGTGCGACGAATTGTAAAGTCTAATTAA
- a CDS encoding histidine kinase dimerization/phosphoacceptor domain -containing protein: MNLFTKLVFFGIICGCWTFANAQDYSINKVILSVEGGLLDRNMQDTYVDSRGFTWFGMTTGLTRYDGHNMASFTMEEGHLLYSSVGEINEDVHGNLWLLHSVPPNHKVISLGIFNPFTNKSIPLSEYLQRPLPFQIEELAWVSSGTEAGDILLFTADNAVFLYDGDSLHSAPISVLDHGISNGYVRNEHIWVFGQSTLTKINRTGEVVKELPRVGADNRFWVGIDSDGQLISAKNKTDSLESYLVYRDEQPIDFLPNGDYFNYRVFGVDVYNRRIWTEQKSSQMICVYTFDGQLLATKQQDGEIVDPYFPSPWMDRLGNYWMKQSGNIFRFTLIESNIKTFLTDTESYGTQGYNARGMKVIRDTLYVNGLGHTYAIDLETGNKTPIISGTPYYYKAPETEETDLINEVKRHAFWLDQDEKLWFTDEGHRVSWFKPSHRNTKDYYYTSETNLRAEYPRLHWSIFRDRHGKLWVGHAQGISFLNSQDSLQVFNDYNQFSLLEKSTVYHFHERGDSLWLATSTGLYLLDSQKGVIDRYHREGPEGRIIPHDHIAHINEFEPGVLWLASKGGGIIRLDISNGSYKQYTTKDGLTHNETYAIYRDDYGYLWVSSARGIMQINEQNFSINSYFESDGLAHDECNTISHYQSEDGRLFFGGINGVNMLNPKDFLIDATPSKLYVTSFSKQSKSDGSFIEAVEDFINDENTIHVYPSDLAFQLGYSIIDYKSEKIQYAYKIENFDQQWTYTDKPEISIRSLPYGKYTLVLTGRGTAHRTAEELRIPIIIYKPFYQETWFLVVVLMLGAMAVGFFIRIREHNLQQSKKLLENLVEERTQQLKHEKTEVLKQLHEKELLRQEVHHRVKNNLTFLKSMLYLQSKSTNSGEVKIILDECQARIETMALVHQNLYDVDNVTEVDFKSFMRELFVELQKLFDLGDSVEMDIESEDIKLDMKLSVFLGLILNELITNSFKYAFANATTGKISLKINQKENSIDVAYGDSGSGLQDGFDTKTSQGFGFRIINILVNQIDATMTYKAKTFLLTIPK; this comes from the coding sequence ATGAACCTATTCACAAAGCTGGTTTTTTTTGGAATTATTTGTGGTTGCTGGACTTTTGCAAATGCCCAGGATTATTCCATTAACAAGGTGATCTTGAGCGTTGAGGGCGGTCTTCTGGATAGAAATATGCAGGATACCTATGTGGATAGCAGGGGGTTTACCTGGTTCGGCATGACCACCGGCCTTACTCGTTATGACGGCCACAACATGGCATCATTCACGATGGAAGAAGGCCATTTGCTTTACAGCAGTGTAGGAGAAATAAACGAAGACGTTCATGGGAACTTGTGGCTGCTACACTCCGTCCCCCCAAATCACAAGGTCATCAGCCTCGGCATTTTCAATCCCTTTACCAATAAGAGCATTCCCCTCAGTGAATACTTGCAACGACCGCTTCCCTTCCAAATTGAAGAGCTGGCGTGGGTGTCAAGTGGTACGGAAGCAGGAGACATACTCCTTTTCACTGCTGATAATGCTGTTTTTCTTTACGATGGTGATTCATTGCACAGTGCGCCCATTAGCGTGCTTGACCATGGAATATCGAACGGATATGTCCGTAATGAGCACATATGGGTCTTTGGCCAATCGACCCTGACCAAAATCAATCGGACAGGAGAAGTAGTAAAGGAACTGCCAAGAGTTGGTGCTGACAATCGGTTTTGGGTCGGGATTGATTCGGACGGTCAATTAATATCAGCCAAAAACAAGACCGACTCACTGGAATCTTATCTGGTATATCGTGATGAGCAGCCCATCGATTTTTTACCCAACGGGGATTACTTCAACTATAGGGTATTTGGAGTGGACGTTTATAACCGTCGCATTTGGACGGAGCAAAAATCATCGCAAATGATTTGTGTTTACACCTTTGACGGCCAACTTCTTGCCACGAAACAACAAGACGGAGAAATTGTAGATCCTTATTTTCCGTCACCGTGGATGGATCGTCTTGGAAATTACTGGATGAAGCAGAGCGGCAATATTTTCCGTTTTACACTTATAGAATCAAATATAAAGACCTTCCTGACTGATACAGAGAGTTACGGAACCCAGGGATATAACGCACGTGGTATGAAAGTTATCAGGGACACACTCTACGTAAATGGATTAGGACACACTTATGCAATTGATCTGGAAACAGGAAATAAAACTCCTATCATATCGGGCACACCATATTACTACAAGGCGCCAGAAACGGAAGAAACTGACCTTATTAACGAAGTAAAACGACACGCATTTTGGCTGGATCAGGACGAGAAGCTTTGGTTTACTGATGAGGGGCATCGGGTGTCGTGGTTTAAACCAAGCCATAGAAACACCAAAGACTACTACTATACTTCAGAGACTAATTTACGTGCAGAATACCCAAGACTTCACTGGAGCATTTTCAGAGACAGGCATGGGAAACTGTGGGTAGGCCATGCTCAGGGTATTTCATTTTTGAATTCGCAGGACAGCCTTCAAGTTTTCAACGACTACAATCAATTTTCTCTCCTTGAAAAGTCCACTGTGTATCATTTTCATGAACGGGGCGATAGCTTATGGTTGGCTACGAGCACCGGCCTGTATCTCCTTGATTCGCAAAAAGGAGTAATAGACCGATATCATCGTGAAGGGCCTGAGGGGCGTATTATCCCCCACGACCATATTGCTCATATCAATGAATTTGAGCCTGGTGTGCTTTGGCTCGCTTCCAAGGGTGGCGGGATTATTCGCCTGGATATCAGTAATGGCAGCTACAAGCAGTATACCACTAAAGATGGTCTAACGCACAATGAGACTTATGCCATTTACCGGGATGATTATGGATACCTCTGGGTAAGTAGCGCAAGGGGTATCATGCAAATTAATGAGCAAAATTTCAGCATCAACAGTTACTTCGAATCGGATGGGCTTGCACACGATGAATGTAATACAATATCACATTACCAGTCAGAAGATGGGCGGCTATTTTTTGGAGGCATTAATGGTGTGAATATGTTGAATCCCAAGGATTTTCTCATCGACGCTACACCTTCCAAATTATATGTTACATCATTCAGCAAACAGTCAAAATCGGATGGGTCCTTTATTGAAGCAGTCGAAGATTTCATAAATGATGAAAATACCATCCATGTGTATCCGTCCGATCTGGCGTTTCAATTAGGTTATTCAATCATTGACTATAAAAGTGAAAAAATCCAATATGCCTACAAAATTGAAAATTTCGATCAACAATGGACATATACTGATAAACCCGAGATTAGTATCAGGTCTCTCCCCTATGGAAAATACACGCTCGTGCTGACTGGCCGTGGTACTGCTCACCGAACTGCCGAGGAACTGAGAATTCCGATCATAATATACAAGCCGTTTTATCAGGAGACTTGGTTCCTTGTCGTCGTATTGATGCTCGGGGCAATGGCCGTTGGATTTTTTATCCGTATACGGGAACACAACTTGCAACAAAGTAAAAAGCTGCTCGAAAACCTTGTAGAAGAAAGAACACAACAGTTAAAACATGAAAAAACTGAGGTGCTCAAACAACTGCATGAAAAAGAATTGCTGCGGCAGGAGGTACACCACAGGGTAAAGAATAACCTTACCTTTTTGAAGAGCATGTTGTATCTTCAGTCAAAATCAACCAACAGCGGGGAGGTGAAAATTATCCTCGACGAGTGTCAGGCAAGGATTGAAACCATGGCCCTCGTACACCAAAACCTGTACGATGTTGATAACGTGACTGAGGTGGATTTTAAATCGTTTATGCGTGAACTCTTCGTAGAATTGCAAAAGCTGTTTGATCTGGGCGACTCAGTTGAAATGGACATAGAATCTGAAGACATCAAGCTGGACATGAAGTTGTCGGTTTTCCTGGGCCTGATTCTAAATGAGTTGATTACAAATTCATTCAAGTACGCATTTGCCAACGCAACTACCGGCAAAATCAGCCTCAAAATCAACCAAAAAGAGAACAGCATTGACGTTGCATATGGCGACAGCGGAAGCGGCCTTCAAGACGGCTTCGATACGAAGACTTCGCAAGGGTTCGGCTTCCGAATCATCAATATTTTGGTGAACCAGATAGACGCCACGATGACCTATAAGGCAAAAACGTTTCTATTAACTATTCCAAAATGA